The following are encoded together in the Schistocerca piceifrons isolate TAMUIC-IGC-003096 unplaced genomic scaffold, iqSchPice1.1 HiC_scaffold_2521, whole genome shotgun sequence genome:
- the LOC124743724 gene encoding uncharacterized protein LOC124743724, which yields MTGLIARELARYNIDITAISETHLSDSGQLCEPLGGYTYYWSGKSSTERAESGVGFAIRDKLACPLTELLKGISDRIITLRLHLASKKYLHLINVYAPTLPSPDEEKNKFYQDLRHVLRDIPSADKLLLLGDFNARVGNDFSAWNGVLGRQGIGKCNSNGLDLLTLCAEFELCLTNTYFRLPEKYKTTWMHPRSKHWHLLDYVIVWKKDLGDVLVTRAMRGAQGWTDHRLVRSKLKITLKAPRRASHKIPTKLSCQILANDQTMRAKLDEKFGVDGLLISESAPVDEQWSAYASRLRGCASEVLGKPQKKHQDWFDDSDPEIRKLINDFRTSLRTPDDNKRRAAHYNLKVKVRALKDSWWANKANEIQLYADTHQTGRFFESLKTIFGPRVGKIAPVYNKDKSCRLTQQSDILSRWAKHFNEILNPDHQTTDIPYIEALEDLPVEEQLADAPSYNEFISALAKLKNDKTAGLDNLPSELYEYGGPNIKKPLFALILRIWEYEMIPQDWKDACISKIYKGKGDISDCSSHRGISLLSAAGKVLAHIVNTCTVAEAPTQYTLSEASGSSISSGCVMAPDLSVLCSRHFESVPQLLGIFCAGLSATLRYIQLSRAHLRCPNAVLSLVL from the exons atgacaggacttatcgcaagggaattggctagatataacatcgacattaccgccataagtgaaacacatcttagtgactctggacagttatgtgaaccgctcggaggttatacctactactggagtggaaaatcatccactgaaagggcggAAAGTGGGGTAGGCTTTGCCATACGCGATAAATTGGCATGCCCACTAACAGAACTCCTaaaaggtatcagtgacagaataataacactcagacttcacctggcatccaagaaatatcttcacCTGATCAATGTATATGCACCTACATTGCCAtctccggatgaagagaagaacaagttctaccaagacctccgacatgtccttagggatattccttctgcagataaacttctgttacttggtgattttaatgctcgtgttgggaatgatttcagtgcttggaatggagtcctcggtcgccaggggattggaaaatgcaactcgaatggtttggatcttctaactctatgtgccgagtttgaactctgtctgacaaatacatattttcgtctgcctgaaaaatataaaacgacatggatgcatccgcgatctaaacactggcaccttctggattatgtgatagtatggaaaaaagatcttggtgacgtactggtcacacgtgcaatgagaggcgctcagggatggacagaccatcgactcgtgaggtccaaattaaagataactttgaaggcaccacgccgagcttcacacaaaataccaacaaaattgtcctgccaaatcttggccaatgatcagactatgagagcaaaactggatgaaaaatttggtgtcgatggccttttgatatctgaatctgcccctgtagatgagcagtggagtgcatacgctagcagactgcgtggctgtgcttcagaagtcttgggaaagcctcagaagaagcaccaggactggtttgacgactcagatccagagatcagaaagctaattaatgatttcagaacctctcttcgcacccctgatgataacaagcgtagagcagcgcattacaatctgaaagtgaaggtacgtgctctcaaagacagttggtgggcaaataaagcaaatgaaatacagctatatgccgacacacaccaaacgggcagattctttgagtccctgaaaactatctttggtccaagagttgggaagatagcaccagtctataacaaagataaaagttgtcggctgacgcaacagagtgacatcctgtctcggtgggcgAAACATTTTAATGAAATTCTTAATCCTgaccatcagacaaccgatattccatacatagaagcacttgaagacctgccagttgaggaacaacttgcggatgccccttcctacaatgaattcatttcagcactggctaagctgaaaaatgacaaaacagcaggattagataacttgccatcagagctatatgaatatggggggccaaacatcaagaaaccattgtttgctctgatcttaaggatttgggagtatgaaatgattccacaagactggaaagatgcttgtatttccaagatctataaaggcaagggtgacatatcagactgcagctcccacaggggcatttctcttctgtcagcagcgggaaaagtccttgcccacatagTTAACACCTG CACAGTGGCAGAAGCACCCACCCAGTACACGCTGTCTGAggcgagtggcagcagcatcagctcCGGCTGTGTAATGGCACCAGACCTGTCAGTCCTATGCAGCCGACACTTTGAAAGTGTGCCTCAGTTACTGGGTATATTCTGTGCAGGCTTG TCTGCAACACTAAGATACATCCAGTTGTCACGTGCACACTTGAGATGCCCGAATGCTGTTCTGTCACTCGTGCTCTGA